Below is a window of Candidatus Leptovillus gracilis DNA.
GCCACATCACGCAAAGCGCCGTCTAATTTGGCGTCTACCAGTTCTTTGACAGTGTTGCCATCCACCTGTTTGCCGCCAATGGTGCGGGCGGCGTCTACAATGCCCTCAATGGTGGGATTGACTTTGATGTAGATGATGACCTTGATGTCCGCGTATTGCGGGTCTATGGTGAGCAGGGCTGTTTCGCCGGTGCGCTCAATTTCGATAGCCATGGTATTGAGGTCTACCCAGGTTATCTCGTGGATGAGGCGAAAGACCCAGCCGCCGCCGTTCATGACGACTTTGGGCGGCATGGTGGCTTTGCCCAGACCGCCCGTTCGCACAAAAGCGCGGTTGGGTGGTGTCTTGGTATAACCGCGTAAGATGGACAAGAACAGAGTTACACCAACAAAAACGACGATGATGAAGATGGCTAACGGGATGATATATTGCATGGTTCCTCCAGGAATTTAATCATAGATTTCGCCGATTACGCAGATTTTTTGCTGGGTAAAGGGAGGGGCTGTGGTGGGTGAACGGCCGTTATCACTGGACAAGCCGTTTTATCTACGGCCAATCGGTACAACCATATATCGCTTCTTTTGCGTGTCATACTCCACCAGGGCCACTTCCGCCTGGCTGCCAATCGGTTCGTCCTCGGCGGTGATGGCGAAGACGTTGATGAGCGTGCCGCCCTGGTCACGCACACGAACCAGGCCGTAAGCGCCATCTACGCGGGAGCTGATCACGGTCCCGCGCCGGCCCACCAGACCGGTGGCGGCCGTGGCCGTGGAGCTGATAGAGGGCAGGGCGCGGCCAATTAACCGGGCCAGGCGGGAGCTGACCAGGCTGCCGCCAATCAGGGCGACAAGCAAGCTGACGATAAACGCCCAGGCCGGGTAACTGCTGAAAACGGCCAGGATAAGGCTGTTCACCGTCCAACCCAGAATGCCAATGCTGCCCAACAGAATAAGCAGCACGACCAGCAAAGGCGCTTTGCCCACGCCAACAAAGGCGAGGATGGATAACATTTCGGACAGGCCACCAGCGTCGGCGTCTACGTCTACGTCGGCGTCGGCATCCAGGTCAATGTCAGCGTCCAGGTCAGCATCGAGATCAACATCAGCGTCGAAATCGGCGTCCAGGTCGGCATCGGCGTCGCCATCGCCGCCCAAGCCGATGAGTTGGAGGGCGGTCAGCACGCCGCAGAACAGGAGCATGATGGTGAAGGGCAGGTTGTACCAGGCGAAAATGGCTGCAAGGGTTTCGGTTAACATGGCTGCTCAGGCGTTATGCAGTAGATGGCTGGTATGGAGGCCAGCGTTGATCATGATAAGTTATACGGGCAAACGGCCGTCTTGTTGCGTCAGTTGGGGTGAAACGGCCGTTTCACCCCAACTGACTCCCTAATCTTCCGGCAGATTTTACCGTTTAAAGCCGTTATTAGCACTTAATAAGCAGCACATAACTATTCACCACGGAGGCATGGAGGGCACAGAGATTAAACCTGTAAAAACTCCGTGTTCTCCGTGTCTCCGTGGTGCAATCCCAGAGGGGATGTATGGAACGAACATCATCTGACGCGCTTGCAAACCAGACCAGACTAGACCATAATGAGTTTACCGCAATGGGAGGTGATTGAAGATATGCAAATCACAAATATTTCTGATGCCAAAGCAAGCTTATCAAAACTGATCGAAAGAGTGATAAATGGCGAAGAGGTCATTATCGGAAAATCCGGCAAACCCGTCGCCAAATTAGTGCCCTATACTCTGGATACAAATCCACGTCAATTGGGCGCAGGCCATTGGCGCGGTAACATATGGATGGCCGATGATTTTGCTGAACTGCCGGATGACATCCTGAATCTTTTTACAGAGGATGGTGAAGATAGTGAACCTGCTGCTTGATACCCACGCTTTCCTATGGGCGATTGACAACAATCCCCGACTTTCACAAAAAGCGCGAGACGCCATTATAGATGGTAACAATATCGTCTTTGTGAGCGCAGCGACAGCCTGGGAGATTACTATCAAAAAGTCACTTGGCAAATTGAGAGTTCCAGATGGAGATTATCGAGAAGAGCTAAAATTGCATCGTTTCACGCCGCTTGATATCACAACAGAACATGCCCTCATGGTTGAAAGGTTGCCGCTGCATCATAAAGACCCGTTTGATCGGATGCTGATTGCCCAGGCGCAAGTAGAAAAACTAACGTTGATCACCGGCGACCCTAAGATAAAGGCTTACACGGTTCCAATTATTGAGATGTAGCCGGAAGGATGGTTGCCATGATAGACAAATTTGCGCGATATTGGCTGGGACTCACGGCCGTTTCCCTCCTCCTCCTTCTCACCGCCTGCGCCCAACCCACAGCCACCCCCACCGTTACCGCAACGGCCGTTCCCGCCACCGCCATTACCTCACCCCCCACGCCTACGCCCGAACCCACCGCCACGCCCACCCTGACGGTCGAAGAACTGCGCGATCTGCGGGCAACGGCCGTTCTCACCACCCTCCCCGGCT
It encodes the following:
- a CDS encoding DUF1449 family protein; amino-acid sequence: MLTETLAAIFAWYNLPFTIMLLFCGVLTALQLIGLGGDGDADADLDADFDADVDLDADLDADIDLDADADVDVDADAGGLSEMLSILAFVGVGKAPLLVVLLILLGSIGILGWTVNSLILAVFSSYPAWAFIVSLLVALIGGSLVSSRLARLIGRALPSISSTATAATGLVGRRGTVISSRVDGAYGLVRVRDQGGTLINVFAITAEDEPIGSQAEVALVEYDTQKKRYMVVPIGRR
- a CDS encoding type II toxin-antitoxin system Phd/YefM family antitoxin; translated protein: MQITNISDAKASLSKLIERVINGEEVIIGKSGKPVAKLVPYTLDTNPRQLGAGHWRGNIWMADDFAELPDDILNLFTEDGEDSEPAA
- a CDS encoding type II toxin-antitoxin system VapC family toxin, with product MNLLLDTHAFLWAIDNNPRLSQKARDAIIDGNNIVFVSAATAWEITIKKSLGKLRVPDGDYREELKLHRFTPLDITTEHALMVERLPLHHKDPFDRMLIAQAQVEKLTLITGDPKIKAYTVPIIEM